The genomic segment attttttaattagtttttggcTCTTTTGTATGTAATATTTATGTCATATCATCAGTCTAtgcttatattatatatattttttatcatttaaaatgggaaaaaaaggaaaaattaaaacatatacgTGTGTGTGATGGACATGTCTTCATTTTTCCTCTGCCAAATATATTTACACTCCGGTAGTTTAATTAACGACCaagattgttttgaaaatatataccaAACTTTCCtattacaaaaaacaaacaaaaattaatattggAGCAAACTCTTTTactattcttcttttttgaaatgtataacatcaacaaaaattaaatttggagCAAAATGTTTGACTGTTCTTCcgggaagaaaaataatatatattcattgggTGTTGTTTGCTTGCAGGGGATGATTCCACGATTAAGGTCTGGGACTATAAAAAACTGCCTTTGCACGCTTGTGGGGCATGATGATATTATCCGCACTGTGCAGTTCCACCACGAGTACCCATGGATCTTGAGTGCTAGCGATGATCAGACTGTCCGCATTTGGAACTGGCCCTCACAGAACTGTGTTTCTATCTTCAAGGGTCACAACCATTTTGTTATGTCTGCTTCTTTCCACCCCAGTGAGGATCTTATGGTATCAGCCTCCTTGGACCACACCGTCCGTGTTTGGGATATTGGTGCTCTCAGGAAGAAGACAATAATACCTCCTACTGATGATGATGGCCTCTTGCATTTGAGTCCGACGAATGCTGTTGACGGTATTGTCAAGTACGTGCTCCAAGGTCATGCAAGAGGAGTCAACTGGGCAACTTTTCATCCTACCTCGCCTCTCATTGTCTCTGGTGCATATGACCACCAAGTAAAGCTGTGGCAGATGAATGGTAAATTATCTATCTTTTTGCGTCCAAAACATTTCCTAGTCAATCATGGATGATACACCGATATTCAAGATCTTGCTTATGCCTTCATTCTAGTACAAAATCTCAGATTCATGATGATCTTTCTTTTCACTGCAGAAACTAAAGCATGGGAGGTTGAAAGAACCTTGCAAGGCCATACAAATAATGTGTCTTGTGTTTTGGTCCACTCAAAACAGGACATTATTATCTCCAACTCTGAGGACAGAAGCATCCGTGTCTGGGATGCTAACAAGAGAAGAACCGTACTTCAGTCTTTCTGCTGTGGCCCCGACAGATTCTGGACTCTAGCAATTCAGCCAGAGATGGACCTACTGGCTGCAGGACATGACAGTGGTATGATGATATTCAAGCTTGAGAGAGAACGTCCTGCATTTGCTTTTGGTGGGGATTCCATGTTCTATACCAAAGGTGGTTATTTGTGGCACTATGAATTTTCTACACAAAGAGACTCCAAAGTTGTCCCTCTCCCAAGTCCAACGACAATATCTTACAGTCCTAAAGACAATGCAGTTCTAATCTACTCAGATCTGGATGGCGGTTCTTACCAGTTGTTCATTATACCGAAAGATCGCATTGGCAGGAGTGACTTTGTGCTAGACGCAAAGAAAGGGATTGGCAATTCTGCAGTCTTCATATCCCGAGATTGGTTTGCTGTTCTTGAGAAAAGCACCAATCAGGTGTTAGTCAAGAATCTGAAGAACAAGTTGGTTAAGAAAGTAAAGCTGCCCATACCTACTGATGCTATCTTTTATGCCGGGACTGCAAAGCTGCTTTGCACATCTGAGGGAAAAGTGGTACTTTTTGACCTTCAGGAAAATCTGGTTCTTGGTGATCTAGATACTCCGGTTGTCAGATGTGTCTGGTCCaatgatagagagagagttgcTTTGCTCAGCAAACATACTATCACTATAGCAAGCAAAACGCTAGACCACCAGCTTACCATTGATGAGACAATCCGTGTGAAGAGTGGAGCGTGGGATGCCAATGGAGTTTTCATGTACACAAGTTCCATGAATATCATCAAGTACTGTCTGCCAAATGGACATAGGGGAATCGTCACAAGTTTGGTGATGCCTACATATATCATTAAGGTGGCTGCAAACAGGGCCGTGCCTATGGGTTAGGAAAAAGGCATTTGCCTCAGGCCCTCaaagtatatagtttttttgtgtgttcttttACTCTCAATTATAGAAAATATGGTGTATCATCATGGTTTTGAgactctttttatttcttaaacaACCCATATATGACTCCActgaatatatttatttataaaagtatacaaaaagaaaaacaaaaccttaaatTGTGAAAGACAGAGTAAGGTCGTAAAACCGAAGttagaaaaattaagaaaagttaatgAAAGAGTTTAttgaaatagaaagaagaacGATTATGTTTAagggtttttaaatttttttttttatttttaaaaaatttctgcagttttgaatttttgatatttattttattttaattttgaattttaatatttatttattttcataaaatatattaaaatgatctTTAATGTTAAATTCGCCTTAAGCCCCGATAAACTTGGGCACGGCACTGGctacaaatataatattttgcttGGATCGTGATGGTAAAAAGAATGTTTTCACCATTTATGCACCAGACGAGATTTTCCTACCTTTGGTGAGAGATGTAGCATGGGAATTTGGTGAAATTGATGTTGAAGGGCTCTTAGATGATAATATTGGAAGTAGATTCCAATATgtagaagatggagaagaagaagaagattgggcAGCTGGTTGGGGTCTTAATCTCCATCCCTACTTTCAAAGGGCGTCTACGTCTAGGATGGTGAGTTACGCGAGGTATTATCTTCTGGCACGGTATCCCCAATATGGATTTCATCGTCGGGTgtagagaaaagaagaaaaaacaaattttgtgaGAAAATTTTTAGTTGCTCGCGTTCGgttcatatattttagatttggGAATTTTTTGGATATGGATTTTAATATTcggatattttagaaatttggtTTGGATTCGGATATCTGAAatatgagaaagaaacaaaaatggttaaatttgaaaaaatataactataaattttcatatattttatacatttttttgggtatttgaGTTATTgtgatattaaaataattaatatttttggattttgtaattgtaattttgaatatatgggttctatcatatataaaagtaacTAATATTTGGgtatattattatcttttgaGTAATTCGGACATTcatttgggttttggtttggatCGTTTACGGGATACAAgtttttggatataaaatctattaTCCTTTCAGTTATTTTCTCGCATTCGGATTCAATTTTCTTGGTTCGGGTTCAGTTCAAAATTTTTGATACGGATATTACACCCAAGCCTACTATACATATACCAAGGAATGTATAAAATATTCTCTATTTCAACCATtgaaaaacaatctttttatattttacctcTAGGTATAGAATCCCCGAGATATCATGGAGAAACTcatttttaatcatatattttatcacattatttaatataaaaaataaatgtacatatttttgaaacttttatttatatattaattaagaaataatcttagaaatttatttacattcacatgtgattaaataaataatgatcaATGTTATAAACATATGGTTAAACAAATTTTaggattaaataaataatgatcaATGTTATAAACATATGGTTAAACAAATTTTaggattaaataaataatgatttatACTATAACCATATGATAggtaatttcattttaataatgTTTAATCTAcggttgtcaaaaaaaaatgtttaatgtacttaaattcacatattttatttactcCTGTTTTCTACTTCAGTATTATATAAATCATTACTGTTTAATGCTTGGTGATGCTAGCTTAATAATTAAAGAACAGATTCATAAGCAAGACTTGGTGAATCTTGTTTAGCAGTTTAAGAACATATTCATGAGTGAGTGTGTTTTTCAAAGACTTTTACTTTTCTCTCAATTAAAGATTTCTGAAGGAaagataaaaccctaatttttcatattattttggGTGGCCAAGCGGCTAAGAAAAAAGTGTTCTTCAATGAAGCATATTTTAAGTTCTCAttcaatttagttttgtttaattaaaatcattttatttttaatcatttttgtttctattaataaataatagtcatatttcaaaatttaatttcagattaaaaaatacatttatatattttataaatatatatatatatatatctttatttttggaTAGGAAAACATGTAGGTTGTATAGCAACCAATTTGTAGAAAAATTGTAGAACATAATTTCCTACGAATACTGTGGTAGAAAATTGTTCAAAAGTTTCCTTTAATTTTCCTACTAAAACTTTCgacggatttttttttgtaaaaaagttaatttcataggacattttctatataatatgtcctataaaatttttatcaNtatattttttttttttttttttgaatttgtagaatattttctataaaatattttgtaggaACTactattaaacatttataaatataaacaatacaaaacaagatataatataaaaagagaattaaaagTTACAGTTgttcaaacaaataaattaaatttgaataaacaaaaacaaaatattatgtaaatatattttaatattatagacACAAccataaatatgaaatttaccAAAAGTTACAATGGTtcattataaaaatcaaaagttttaatggttcatctaataaaaaaattgtggtgGGTCAATTACATTAAAATGTTGAAATAATtcatttcaatatataaaagtaactaaaaactaataaataacaCTTTCTTAAGAGTTTATCGGAGTGATTTAATCTTACAtattaaatatatcaaatatttcaGTGGTtcgtgaagtgaccttagtgcagtggcatgaggtaagtccatttgtagaaggcaccatcacacccagGATCGCGTCTCGGCTCCTatgaatgtaggaatttggctaatgggctggccagttgtggcccaatggttgacaaaacatatatatatatatttcagtgGTTCAATTAACCATGTTAGAAAtctttttaacatatttaaataaatataaattaataatttatgaataattatattaagatACTGaagataattaaatattacaatgattcataaaataaatcaaaattgcaATAGATTTCTCACAATAATGAGAAGTCATTTTTACatcaaaatgttaaaattatgtatgttgataaataatttagagagtagaaaatgacaattaaagttcaattTATTTTGATTCATTATATCATGAAAAAATATGTGTTGAATAGAgagtttaaaaattttcttaaaaatgaacaaatgtgaacatttgaatagatacaattgtttgtaaaagacacaaatCTACATTCAATAGACCCAAGTAACTACTCTTTGCATTTATTTGGAttgctattattatatagattcaaaaaataactttataacACATGTGTAgcaatttgatttgtttatactccctctgtttcacaaagagtgtcattctagagaattttttttgtttcacaaagaatgtcattttacatttccaatgaGTGTTTTAAtgcttaattttcttttttacccctAATCCCAAAGCTATTTTCATTGAACTTAAatcattaattacttattaaataggggcaaatatgtataattcaaatttttcttaatttgtgtgaaatatgtcaaaatgacactctttgtgaaacggagggagtatatatcataaaagaaggaaaaaaatattatataggtATAACTTGTATGAATATAGTTATATACTCCGTGAAACAATTTTCAATGAAGAGACGAAGGATGAAATAGCaatatttaatatcaaaaattataGCACATATGTAGCAATTTGACTTATTTATATCATAAGTATAACTtgaatagacaaaaaaaaaaaaaaaaaaaaaaaaaaaaaaaaaaaaaaaNNNNNNNNNNNNNNNNNNNNNNNNNNNNNNNNNNNNNNNNNNNNNNNNNNNNNNNNNNNNNNNNNNNNNNNNNaaaaaaaaaaaaaaaaaaaaaaaaaaaaaaaaaaaaaaaaaaaaaaaaaaaaaaaaaaaaaaaaaaaaaaaaaaaaaaaaaaaaaaaaaaaaaaaagaacaagtttctctgtaaggaaaaaaaaattgaagattaTAGAAGTATATTTTGAattgacaaaaaagaagaaggataacttatatataCTCCGTCAAacgatttcattttttaataacaaaaataattccATTCCATTTCATTGATTTaggttttataaagttttaatggttaatcaaataaactaaatttatcgtgggttaattatattaaaagattgcaataattcatttaaatatattttagtaaataaaaactaataattagcAATTTATGAAGAGTTTATCCGAGTTATGTGATATTAAATATACCAAATATCGCAATGGTTCAACTAAACATGttagaattattttaataaataaaaattaataatttatgaagacTTATACTGAGAGATTGAATacaattaaatattacaatgaTTCATAAAATCAATCAGAATTGCAATAGATTTCTCACAGTAATGAAAAGTCATTTTTACATCACAATGTTAAAATTATGTatgttgataaataaattagagagtAGAGAATGACAAttgaaattcaaattattttggttcattatattatgaaaaatatgtGTTGAATAGAGAGGTAAAAAGTTCCTTAAAGatgaacaaatatatagatttctaaagatgtgtatctttaaaattaaaagaaagtttggaattttctaaaaataagaacaaatatataaaatttttaagatgtgaacatttgaatagatacAACTGTTTATAAGAGACAGAACTCTATATtcaatagacacaactctacattcaTCGTACGCAACCGTAGAAGTTTTCtgttataaaacaaataaataaaatattttataaaaatgtacaacaaaaaaaacgtaattGTTCTTCGCGTCTATACGGATTGCTAtaattttatactataaaaaaataaacttatagCACATGTGTAGCAATTTGATTTGCTTATATCATAAAAATaggatagaaaaaaataataatagaagtataacttgtatatatacagtTTATATATTCAATGAAGAGACAAAGGATGAAACAGcaatatttatatcaaaaattgTAGCACATATTGTATGTAGCAATTTGACTTATTTCTATCATAAGTATAACttgaattgacaaaaaaaaaaacgaagtttctttattttatcccttaaaaaaaagaattatagcACATAGCAATTTGACTTatttatatcataaaataaggaaaacaaattaaatattatagaaGTATACCTTgaattgacaaaaagaaaaaagttataacttgtatctatatataaagaacCTGCGCGAGTATTATTTAATAACATACAAGTAAACTGCACCGCCGCTATGGAGGAGTCCAATATAGAACCaccaaacaacacatcaaactATCCTCCACGGCCTCCGTCGTTTTTATCATTACCGGAGGACATAGTTTTGAGCTGCTTGGCTCGCATATCGAACTCGTACTACCCAAAGCTCTCTCTTGTCTCCAAGATCTTCCGCTCGTTCGTCCTCTCAAACTGCCTCTATCAGGTACGAAGCCTACTTAATACTCAAGAAGAGTGTCTTTATCTCGGCCTACGGTCACCCGCCAATCGTTACGTCATCTGGTTTCGTCTCTGGACAAAATCTGATGATCAAACCCTTAACCATTATTGCACGATTCAAGACAAGTCTAGGAATTCATTGGTACCACTGCCCTCTTCCTATACTCCTTTCCCACCATATTTACCATGCGAAAAGGTTGGCTCAAAACTTTACATGATCGGCGGCCAAGACTACCGCTCCTCGTCCATGCGGGTCTATAATGAGCTGACTGGCATGTGGAGTAACGCCCCTAGGATGCTGGTGGCTCGCAGGGATCCCCTTATATGTGTCATGgatgagaaaatatatgtaCTGGGAGGAGGTCGATCAGATGAAACTACGTATTGGGGTGAGGTTTTCGACCCAAAGAGTCAAACTTGGGAACCTTTACCGGACCCTTGCCCTGAGGTCCGTTTCTCTTTAAATAAAAAGCTCATACTGAGCCCTGGAAAGATTTATGTGacgatcaagaagaagaatgtggagagcaagaagaagaagaagaagaatgtagagagcaagaacaagaagaggcagtttgtttaccttttaaaagaaaaaaaatgggaagTTGTCGAGGATCACTTAAGAGTGATGGAGTGTTGTGTGATAGAGAACGTAGCATACTCTTATGTGCATAAAAAATTCTGGTGGTATGAAACAACCTCGTCAGACGAGGAGAGATTGGTCAACGGTTTGACTGGACTTGATGCGTACGTTATAAATGATACCGAAATTGGTACTTACGGTGGAAAGCTCGTAATCTTTTGGGACAGTCCTGCCTCGTCTCCTCTTGATGAAACCAAGGAAATTTGGTGTGCTGTGATTTTGCTTGACAAGAGCATCAGTGGTGAAGTTTGGGGTCATATTGAATCGGTTGGTTTTGTGCTTAGAGTCCCTGTGTCATACACACTATGGCGTTGTGTGACATTATNNNNNNNNNNNNNNNNNNNNNNNNNNNNNNNNNNttcttttagttttttttttttttttttttttttttttttttggtaagctAAAAACATCTATTGAGTTTCACATGATTGGAAATCATTTACgataagttatttttattttttaaataatcacaGCTTTAATTATCTTCGTCATCTGTTATAGTATTGATTTCAATGCAACAAATAACTAATATCATAAAGGTGTTAATAGTTTGTTTGTTCATTAAACAATTGTGGGTCAAGAATTTTCTCCAcacaaataaaaccaatttaatGTGTTTTGTATATTGACCATGCAATAGATTCTGAGTCAATTgtcaaatccaaatccaaatttatgttgacaaattaacaaacaagaaaacagtttcttattaatataaagatagaaagaaaaatagtaaaaaatggAGACAACAAGTTGGTTTGGATTCATGATTACAAACACCAACTTCAAAGAGAAAAActataattcaacaaaaaaaaaaatcaagaaaagggTTTTTGCTCCCAAAATCCTTCATGCTGGTATTGTGAAGAACCATCATAAACACTATAGGACTCATTGttattagtaataatgttatccTCATAGGAGACACAAGAAGGATGTTCAAGCAAATCCTCCACTCTCCAACCTGGTAATGTCTCCATCAAATACTCCGATATACTACCAGTACCCGTACAACCCGATCCAGACCCCGAATCGCTCACTTGATGATAATTTTCCTCTATACCATAGTAGCCATTGCTCGTGGTCGTCGAAGGAGAGCTCATAAATACCTCATTGGAGGCTGAGCTCGGGACCTCACTCGATACTGATTTAGGTCGGGTTTTGGCTCGACCCAATGTAGCAGGGGAGTTGGAATTGGATGATCTTGGGTAGGCTGACGGGGAGGCAGAGATCTTGACGCCGGTAAGGAGGAATCTATTGTGTTTCTTAGTGTGCTCGTTAGCTTGATGTATCGGAATGTCACATTCTCTGCATAGTATTGCTCTGTCTTCTTGGCAAAATAATAATGCACGCCTTTCCTGTCATATGTATAAAAGATTAAATACCATTTAATAATAGATAATCAAGAAGACTCTTGTTTTGTATCCACCNgatagaaagaaaaatagtaaaaaatggAGACAACAAGTTGGTTTGGATTCATGATTACAAACACCAACTTCAAAGAGAAAAActataattcaacaaaaaaaaaaatcaagaaaagggTTTTTGCTCCCAAAATCCTTCATGCTGGTATTGTGAAGAACCATCATAAACACTATAGGACTCATTGttattagtaataatgttatccTCATAGGAGACACAAGAAGGATGTTCAAGCAAATCCTCCACTCTCCAACCTGGTAATGTCTCCATCAAATACTCCGATATACTACCAGTACCCGTACAACCCGATCCAGACCCCGAATCGCTCACTTGATGATAATTTTCCTCTATACCATAGTAGCCATTGCTCGTGGTCGTCGAAGGAGAGCTCATAAATACCTCATTGGAGGCTGAGCTCGGGACCTCACTCGATACTGATTTAGGTCGGGTTTTGGCTCGACCCAATGTAGCAGGGGAGTTGGAATTGGATGATCTTGGGTAGGCTGACGGGGAGGCAGAGATCTTGACGCCGGTAAGGAGGAATCTATTGTGTTTCTTAGTGTGCTCGTTAGCTTGATGTATCGGAATGTCACATTCTCTGCATAGTATTGCTCTGTCTTCTTGGCAAAATAATAATGCACGCCTTTCCTGTCATATGTATAAAAGATTAAATACCATTTAATAATAGATAATCAAGAAGACTCTTGTTTTGTATCCAcctattataaataattttttgtatattattttatttgtctgCTAGATTTGACCTCCTTTTCCCCCACGAACTTTTCAAAAAGATATtgttcagaaaagaaaaaagaaaagaaaagaaattgttAGCTGTTAGACTTATATCTTTCTCGACGGCTCCTTCCCAAAGAAGAAAGTATTTAAATATTGTAACAACTCGGTTTAATTGGTTAATAACTTAATTTTGACTAGTGACCGAAAAATTCATCAAGATTTTTGGTAAGTTCTGTTTATGAGTAAAGTAAATTTTTGTCGTCGCTATAAAATTCGTCGTCAAAAATTGTGTGATACTTGGAATTTT from the Camelina sativa cultivar DH55 chromosome 12, Cs, whole genome shotgun sequence genome contains:
- the LOC104733077 gene encoding LOW QUALITY PROTEIN: putative F-box/kelch-repeat protein At4g19330 (The sequence of the model RefSeq protein was modified relative to this genomic sequence to represent the inferred CDS: inserted 1 base in 1 codon; deleted 2 bases in 1 codon) — translated: MEKKKKIGQLVGVLISIPTFKGRLRLGCKLHRRYGGVQYRTTKQHIKLSSTASVVFIITGGHSFELLGSYRTRTTQSSLLSPRSSARSSSQTASIRYEAYLILKKSVFISAYGHPNSLVPLPSSYTPFPPYLPCEKVGSKLYMIGGQDYRSSSMRVYNELTGMWSNAPRMLMKLRIGVRFSTQRVKLGNLYRTLXPEVRFSLNKKLILSPGKIYVTIKKKNVESKKKKKKNVESKNKKRQFVYLLKEKKWEVVEDHLRVMECCVIENVAYSYVHKKFWWYETTSSDEERLVNGLTGLDAYVINDTEIGTYGGKLVIFWDSPASSPLDETKEIWCAVILLDKSISGEVWGHIESVGFVLRVPVSYTLWRCL
- the LOC104729210 gene encoding B-box zinc finger protein 20 encodes the protein MKIWCDVCDKEEASVFCCADEAALCNGCDRHVHFANKLAGKHLRFSLTSPTFKDAPLCDICGERRALLFCQEDRAILCRECDIPIHQANEHTKKHNRFLLTGVKISASPSAYPRSSNSNSPATLGRAKTRPKSVSSEVPSSASNEVFMSSPSTTTSNGYYGIEENYHQVSDSGSGSGCTGTGSISEYLMETLPGWRVEDLLEHPSCVSYEDNIITNNNESYSVYDGSSQYQHEGFWEQKPFS
- the LOC104733078 gene encoding B-box zinc finger protein 20-like, with product MNPNQLVVSIFYYFSFYXERRALLFCQEDRAILCRECDIPIHQANEHTKKHNRFLLTGVKISASPSAYPRSSNSNSPATLGRAKTRPKSVSSEVPSSASNEVFMSSPSTTTSNGYYGIEENYHQVSDSGSGSGCTGTGSISEYLMETLPGWRVEDLLEHPSCVSYEDNIITNNNESYSVYDGSSQYQHEGFWEQKPFS